One segment of Halococcus salsus DNA contains the following:
- a CDS encoding GNAT family N-acetyltransferase, which produces MPGPVFLEGEKVTLRPPEEEDVDLIQCWMNDPSVWRRALDVNPTSRQQCAEFIEDVLQGDDGVHCLACDDSAPLGLVSLNDSQYGPDETSRARDTELAYWFDPDHHGQGYGSDAARRMIQYAFEDRNFRRITARPGSFNDASVGLLESLGFTHEGTLREAAWFRGEYHDMLYYGLLREEWNSQ; this is translated from the coding sequence ATGCCCGGCCCAGTCTTTCTAGAAGGCGAGAAAGTGACACTCCGCCCGCCGGAGGAAGAGGACGTCGATCTCATTCAATGCTGGATGAACGATCCTTCTGTGTGGCGGCGCGCTCTCGACGTCAATCCGACGAGTCGCCAGCAGTGCGCGGAGTTCATCGAAGACGTACTCCAGGGTGATGATGGTGTTCACTGTCTCGCTTGTGACGATAGTGCACCTCTCGGGCTCGTCTCTCTGAACGACTCACAGTACGGGCCAGATGAGACGAGCCGAGCGCGCGATACGGAACTCGCTTACTGGTTCGATCCAGATCATCACGGTCAGGGCTACGGATCCGATGCTGCTAGACGAATGATACAGTATGCCTTCGAGGACCGAAATTTCAGGCGGATAACTGCTCGACCGGGGAGCTTCAACGATGCCTCGGTCGGCCTCCTGGAATCGCTTGGGTTCACACACGAAGGAACGCTCCGGGAGGCGGCGTGGTTCCGTGGTGAGTACCACGATATGCTATACTACGGGCTGCTGCGTGAGGAGTGGAACTCGCAATAA
- a CDS encoding NAD(P)/FAD-dependent oxidoreductase — protein sequence MSETQEPEHRRLVITGSGIAGLTAAIYAARSNNDPLVLEGDEPGGQLTLTTDVANYPGFPDGIGGSELVQRMKTQAKNFGADVRHGVVEDVDDSGRPFELTLNSGESLTADAVIVASGASARTLGVPGEDDLMGYGVSTCATCDGAFFRDEEMVVVGGGDAAMEEASFLTKFASKVHLIHRRETFRAEDYWIDRLEEHVDAGEVEVMKNTELDEIHGTPEGGIEGVSLLTPPDGHPSEKLDDPDTQKFDLDVGAVFLAIGHTPNTSYLQGTGVEMDATGYLHTEGGTGGGQTRTGVPGIFGAGDVVDSHYQQAVTAGGMGAKAALDADDYLETHDEPAPEAEAAFADDD from the coding sequence ATGTCCGAAACCCAGGAGCCGGAACACCGCCGGCTGGTCATCACCGGGTCGGGGATCGCGGGGCTGACCGCCGCGATCTACGCCGCCCGCTCGAACAACGACCCATTGGTTCTCGAAGGTGACGAGCCCGGTGGCCAGCTCACCCTCACCACCGACGTCGCCAACTACCCCGGTTTCCCCGACGGTATCGGCGGTTCGGAGCTCGTCCAGCGGATGAAGACCCAGGCCAAGAACTTCGGGGCCGACGTCCGCCACGGCGTCGTCGAGGACGTCGACGACTCGGGTCGGCCGTTCGAACTCACCCTGAACAGTGGGGAGTCGCTCACCGCCGACGCGGTCATCGTCGCCAGCGGTGCCAGCGCACGCACCCTCGGGGTCCCCGGCGAGGACGACCTGATGGGCTACGGCGTCTCGACCTGTGCGACCTGCGACGGCGCCTTCTTCCGCGACGAGGAGATGGTCGTCGTCGGCGGTGGCGACGCCGCCATGGAAGAAGCCAGCTTCCTCACGAAGTTCGCCTCCAAGGTCCACCTGATCCACCGCCGCGAGACCTTCCGCGCCGAGGACTACTGGATCGATAGGCTAGAGGAACACGTCGACGCCGGTGAGGTCGAGGTCATGAAGAACACCGAACTCGACGAGATCCACGGGACCCCCGAAGGCGGGATCGAGGGCGTCTCGCTGCTCACTCCCCCCGACGGACATCCGAGCGAGAAGCTCGACGACCCAGATACTCAGAAATTCGACCTCGATGTCGGTGCGGTGTTCCTCGCCATCGGTCACACCCCAAACACCAGCTATCTCCAGGGAACGGGCGTCGAGATGGACGCCACGGGCTATCTCCACACCGAGGGCGGTACCGGCGGCGGTCAGACCCGAACCGGCGTCCCCGGCATCTTCGGGGCCGGCGACGTCGTCGACTCACACTACCAGCAGGCCGTCACCGCCGGCGGCATGGGTGCGAAGGCCGCACTCGACGCTGACGACTATCTCGAAACCCACGACGAACCCGCACCGGAAGCGGAAGCCGCGTTCGCCGACGACGACTGA
- a CDS encoding DUF357 domain-containing protein has protein sequence MPADLAEKTDRYERLLAEALDAASTAPPAGTPLAGVAADYEEMARSYLDDGRHFRESGDPVNALAAFSYGHGWLDAGARLGVFSVPDEGDLFTV, from the coding sequence ATGCCCGCAGACCTCGCGGAGAAGACCGACCGCTACGAACGACTCCTCGCCGAGGCGCTCGACGCCGCGAGCACCGCGCCGCCGGCGGGAACCCCGCTGGCTGGTGTCGCCGCCGACTACGAGGAGATGGCGCGGTCGTATCTCGACGACGGTCGCCACTTCCGCGAATCGGGCGACCCCGTGAACGCGCTCGCGGCGTTCTCCTACGGTCACGGCTGGCTCGACGCCGGCGCGCGCCTCGGCGTGTTCTCGGTGCCGGACGAAGGCGACCTCTTCACGGTCTGA
- a CDS encoding ArsR/SmtB family transcription factor: MEAVLWYVLTGTRGGTNRVRILKALNQRPRNANQLAGDLDLDYKTVRHHLDVLVDNNVLENSGDDYGAVYLPTDQARHHWETIEDIIEQVD; the protein is encoded by the coding sequence ATGGAGGCCGTGCTGTGGTACGTGCTGACCGGCACCCGCGGTGGCACGAACCGCGTGCGGATCCTCAAGGCGCTCAACCAGCGCCCACGCAACGCCAACCAGCTCGCCGGGGACCTGGACCTCGATTACAAGACGGTTAGACACCACCTCGACGTGCTGGTCGACAACAACGTTCTCGAAAACAGTGGCGACGACTACGGCGCGGTCTACCTCCCGACGGACCAGGCGCGCCACCACTGGGAGACCATCGAGGACATCATCGAACAGGTGGATTGA
- a CDS encoding transcription initiation factor IIB, translated as MSDTTTRINEKEREQTEEEIDEQEASEDELACPECGGRLAADTEHGETVCTDCGLVVETDEIDRGPEWRAFDSAERDQKSRVGAPTTNMMHDKGLSTNIGWQNKDAYGNALSSRQRQKMQRLRTWNERFRTRDSKERNLKQALGEIDRMASALGLPDSVRETASVIYRRALDEDLLPGRSIEGVSTSALYAAARQAGTPRSLDEIATVSRVGKMELTRTYRYVVRELGLEIQPADPASYVPRFASDLDLSEESERRARQLLETAKDEGIISGKSPVGLAAAAVYAAALLTNEKVTQGAVSEVADISEVTIRNRYKELLEAEGDVMAA; from the coding sequence ATGAGCGACACTACAACCCGGATCAACGAGAAGGAACGAGAGCAGACCGAAGAGGAGATCGACGAGCAGGAAGCGTCCGAGGACGAACTCGCCTGTCCCGAGTGCGGCGGCCGGCTCGCCGCCGACACCGAACACGGCGAGACGGTCTGTACGGACTGCGGGCTCGTCGTCGAGACCGACGAGATCGACCGTGGCCCCGAGTGGCGGGCGTTCGACTCGGCCGAGCGCGACCAGAAGTCCCGCGTCGGCGCGCCGACGACGAACATGATGCACGACAAGGGACTGTCCACGAACATCGGCTGGCAGAACAAGGACGCCTACGGCAACGCCCTGAGTTCGCGCCAGCGCCAGAAGATGCAGCGGCTGCGGACCTGGAACGAGCGGTTCCGCACCCGTGACTCGAAGGAGCGCAACCTCAAACAGGCCCTCGGCGAGATCGACCGGATGGCGAGCGCGCTCGGCCTCCCGGACTCCGTTCGTGAGACCGCCTCGGTGATCTACCGCCGGGCGCTCGACGAGGACCTCCTTCCCGGCCGCTCGATCGAGGGCGTCTCGACCAGCGCGCTCTACGCCGCCGCGCGCCAGGCCGGCACCCCGCGGAGCCTCGACGAGATCGCGACCGTCTCCCGAGTCGGGAAGATGGAGCTCACCCGGACCTACCGCTACGTCGTCCGCGAGCTGGGGCTCGAGATCCAGCCCGCCGACCCCGCGAGCTACGTCCCGCGGTTCGCCTCCGACCTCGACCTCTCGGAGGAGTCCGAACGCCGTGCGCGCCAGCTCCTCGAAACCGCGAAGGACGAGGGGATCATCAGCGGCAAGAGCCCCGTGGGTCTGGCGGCCGCTGCGGTCTACGCCGCCGCGCTGCTCACCAACGAGAAGGTCACCCAGGGTGCGGTCAGCGAGGTCGCCGACATCAGCGAGGTAACCATCCGAAACCGGTACAAGGAGCTCCTCGAAGCCGAAGGCGACGTCATGGCGGCCTGA
- a CDS encoding UPF0058 family protein, with translation MKKQELIHLHGLLAEVRKHHEARTGTSVEYESYESLGVRPTSIHKSKTDHKAAVFALADGITADMRHSEETETVPAAAD, from the coding sequence ATGAAAAAGCAGGAGCTCATTCACCTCCACGGCCTGCTTGCAGAGGTACGCAAACACCATGAAGCACGAACCGGGACTTCGGTCGAGTACGAGTCCTACGAATCACTCGGGGTCCGGCCGACCTCGATCCACAAGTCGAAGACCGACCACAAGGCCGCTGTTTTCGCACTCGCCGACGGGATAACCGCGGACATGCGACACAGCGAAGAGACCGAGACGGTCCCCGCGGCCGCCGACTGA
- a CDS encoding DUF555 domain-containing protein codes for MDCRVVVEAAIPVYDVETPDEAMRIAISKTGGMLNPDLSYVEIEAGTRTTPGGEELPPAFVVADEALVALELEMTVFNVEREEHASRIARKEIGQRLENIPLDVLSVEVLDDSEGDDSDGSDSEEDDSQGDDSATDGGMLPDFDELLDG; via the coding sequence ATGGACTGTCGAGTCGTCGTCGAGGCGGCCATCCCGGTGTACGACGTCGAGACGCCGGACGAGGCGATGCGGATCGCCATCTCGAAGACCGGTGGGATGCTCAACCCCGACCTCAGCTACGTCGAGATCGAGGCGGGGACGCGGACCACGCCCGGCGGCGAGGAGCTCCCGCCCGCGTTCGTGGTCGCCGACGAGGCGCTGGTGGCGCTCGAACTCGAGATGACCGTCTTCAACGTCGAACGCGAGGAGCACGCGAGCCGGATCGCCCGGAAGGAGATCGGCCAGCGCCTCGAGAACATCCCGCTCGACGTGCTCTCGGTCGAGGTGCTCGACGACTCGGAAGGAGACGACTCGGACGGTAGTGATTCGGAAGAAGACGACTCACAAGGGGACGATTCGGCGACGGACGGCGGCATGCTCCCCGACTTCGACGAGCTCCTCGACGGGTGA
- a CDS encoding DNA-3-methyladenine glycosylase family protein has translation METGTIEVDSLAGGVDLQATLESGQSCFWDRADGRMYDESGVARGSAWYTTVLPPDLAGDYEVIRVRQTDGRLEWESSTDATDHLTHLLRLDDDLPAIRDGVPDDPLIETAFDAYDGLRIVRDPPFPTLIAFICSAQMRVKRIHTMQRTMAERFGSPIQFDGETYHAFPTPDQLAAATVDDLRDCSLGYRAPYVAESARLVADGELDPTDARGREYEAAREFLKGFMGVGDKVADCILLFSLGYLEAVPLDTWIQTAIAEHYPDCDRGSYTETSRAIRERFGGRYAGYVQTHVFHYLRANGPDLG, from the coding sequence ATGGAAACCGGGACGATCGAGGTCGATTCGCTCGCCGGCGGGGTCGATCTCCAGGCCACCCTCGAATCCGGGCAGTCGTGTTTCTGGGACCGCGCCGACGGCCGAATGTACGACGAATCGGGGGTCGCCCGCGGGTCGGCGTGGTACACCACCGTCCTCCCTCCAGATCTCGCCGGCGACTACGAGGTGATTCGGGTTCGACAGACCGACGGCCGGCTGGAGTGGGAGTCGAGCACCGATGCCACCGACCATCTCACCCACCTCCTCCGGCTCGACGACGACCTCCCCGCGATTCGGGACGGGGTTCCCGACGACCCGCTCATCGAGACGGCGTTCGACGCCTACGACGGCCTGCGGATCGTCCGCGACCCGCCGTTTCCGACGCTGATCGCCTTCATCTGCTCGGCTCAGATGCGGGTCAAGCGCATCCACACGATGCAGCGCACGATGGCCGAGCGGTTCGGGTCTCCTATACAATTCGACGGCGAGACCTACCACGCCTTTCCGACCCCCGACCAGCTCGCGGCCGCGACCGTGGACGACCTCCGCGACTGTTCGCTCGGCTATCGAGCGCCGTACGTCGCCGAAAGCGCGCGGCTGGTCGCGGACGGCGAACTCGACCCGACGGACGCCCGCGGGCGCGAGTACGAGGCCGCTCGCGAGTTCCTGAAGGGGTTCATGGGCGTCGGCGACAAGGTGGCCGACTGCATCCTCCTCTTCTCGCTCGGCTACCTCGAAGCCGTCCCGCTCGACACCTGGATCCAGACGGCCATCGCCGAACACTACCCCGACTGCGACCGCGGCTCGTACACCGAGACCTCGCGGGCCATCCGCGAGCGGTTCGGCGGTCGGTACGCGGGCTACGTCCAGACCCACGTCTTCCACTATCTCCGGGCCAACGGCCCCGACCTCGGCTGA
- a CDS encoding acylphosphatase — protein MTDRVRAHVFVSGTVQGVAYRANTRDAAREAGLDGWVKNLDDGRVEAVFEGDEESVEELVEWCHTGSPAAAVESVEADYGEPEGESGFEIDR, from the coding sequence ATGACCGACCGCGTTCGCGCACACGTCTTCGTCTCGGGAACCGTCCAGGGCGTCGCCTACCGTGCGAACACCCGCGATGCCGCACGCGAGGCGGGGCTCGACGGCTGGGTGAAGAACCTCGACGACGGCCGGGTCGAAGCGGTCTTCGAGGGCGACGAGGAGAGCGTCGAGGAGCTGGTCGAGTGGTGTCACACCGGCAGTCCGGCGGCCGCGGTCGAATCGGTCGAGGCCGACTACGGGGAGCCGGAGGGCGAGTCGGGGTTCGAGATAGACCGATAG
- a CDS encoding NAD(P)H-hydrate dehydratase, which translates to MITTDRMAAVDANAAALGVPRKQLMESSGNAVARTVRDLVEPGSRVTIVAGRGNNGGDALVAARFLDAFDTHTLLLGRAETISTDIARENWDALVEAEYDTEEVQDSQAIDLGNPDLVVDAMLGTGITGGLREPEATAARAMNDADATVLSVDVPSGVDADTGEHSSRAVDADHVVTFHDSKPGLDSLDAEVRVEDIGIPAAAERFVGPGDLAIETDPHARKGDSGRVLVIGGGPYTGAPALAAQSSLRAGADLAFVSVPERVFEPIAGYAEDLIVQPYDAPQLGPDQVDDLLDTATRHDDIVVLGPGLGTADETLDAVAQFLSGFDGRAVVDADALSVVPEVDTDATLVCTPNRHELAEMGGPDVDDLAAHADEIEAFAADLGHIVLAKAKDDVVSDGERTRISRVGTPGMTVGGTGDLLAGITAAQLGTREAFDAACVAPYVNGRAAEALDRGSGLLASELLDAIPEALRVER; encoded by the coding sequence ATGATCACGACCGACCGGATGGCCGCCGTCGACGCGAACGCCGCGGCGCTCGGCGTGCCACGGAAACAGCTGATGGAGTCGAGCGGCAACGCCGTCGCGCGCACCGTACGGGACCTCGTCGAGCCCGGATCCCGAGTCACGATCGTCGCCGGGCGCGGCAACAACGGCGGCGACGCGCTCGTCGCGGCCCGCTTTCTCGACGCGTTCGACACCCACACGCTGTTGCTCGGTCGCGCCGAGACCATCTCGACCGACATCGCCCGCGAGAACTGGGACGCGCTCGTCGAAGCCGAGTACGACACCGAGGAAGTGCAGGATTCACAAGCTATCGACCTCGGGAATCCGGATCTCGTGGTCGACGCGATGCTCGGCACAGGAATAACGGGCGGCCTCCGCGAGCCCGAGGCCACCGCGGCCCGGGCGATGAACGACGCCGACGCGACGGTGCTCTCGGTCGACGTCCCCTCCGGCGTGGACGCCGACACCGGGGAGCACAGTTCGAGAGCCGTCGACGCCGACCACGTGGTGACGTTCCACGATTCGAAGCCCGGCCTCGATTCGCTCGACGCCGAAGTTCGGGTGGAGGACATCGGGATCCCGGCCGCAGCCGAGCGGTTCGTCGGGCCGGGCGACCTCGCGATCGAGACGGATCCCCACGCACGAAAGGGCGACTCGGGGCGGGTACTCGTGATCGGTGGCGGCCCCTACACCGGCGCACCGGCGCTCGCCGCACAGTCGTCGCTCCGGGCGGGGGCGGATCTGGCCTTCGTTTCGGTTCCCGAGCGGGTCTTCGAGCCGATCGCGGGCTACGCCGAGGACCTCATCGTCCAGCCCTACGACGCGCCCCAGCTGGGGCCGGACCAGGTCGACGACCTCCTCGACACCGCGACCCGCCACGACGACATCGTGGTGCTCGGTCCCGGTCTCGGCACCGCCGACGAGACCCTCGACGCGGTCGCCCAGTTCCTCTCGGGCTTCGACGGGCGGGCGGTCGTCGACGCCGACGCGCTCTCGGTCGTCCCCGAGGTCGACACCGACGCGACCCTCGTCTGCACGCCGAACCGCCACGAACTCGCGGAGATGGGTGGACCGGACGTCGACGACCTCGCGGCCCACGCCGACGAGATCGAGGCCTTCGCCGCCGACCTCGGCCACATCGTGCTCGCGAAGGCGAAGGACGACGTGGTCAGCGACGGCGAGCGAACCCGGATCTCGCGCGTCGGTACTCCGGGGATGACCGTCGGCGGCACCGGTGACCTGCTCGCGGGGATCACGGCCGCCCAGCTCGGCACCCGCGAGGCGTTCGACGCGGCCTGTGTCGCCCCCTACGTCAACGGTCGGGCCGCGGAGGCGCTCGACCGCGGGAGCGGGCTGCTGGCCTCGGAGCTCCTCGATGCCATCCCCGAGGCGCTGCGGGTCGAGCGATGA
- the moaC gene encoding cyclic pyranopterin monophosphate synthase MoaC — protein MTDAERDERTDRLTHTTSEGDAAMVDVGAKPDTARRAVARGTIHLRESTVAAVRADEIEKGDVLTTARIAAIDAVKHTWETIPLCHQIPVTNVDTDFETGADRVTLTVAVETVGKTGCEMEALQGVTTGLNTVWDMTKAAEKDEAGEYPDTAIEDVRVVEKTKREL, from the coding sequence ATGACCGACGCCGAGCGCGACGAGCGAACGGACCGGTTGACCCACACCACGAGCGAGGGCGACGCGGCGATGGTCGACGTCGGCGCGAAGCCCGACACCGCCCGGCGGGCGGTCGCGCGAGGGACGATCCACCTGCGCGAGTCCACGGTCGCGGCGGTCCGCGCCGACGAGATCGAGAAGGGGGACGTCCTCACGACCGCGCGGATCGCCGCCATCGACGCCGTGAAACACACCTGGGAGACGATCCCGCTCTGTCACCAGATCCCGGTGACGAACGTCGACACCGACTTCGAAACCGGGGCCGACCGCGTGACGCTGACCGTCGCGGTCGAAACCGTTGGAAAGACCGGCTGTGAGATGGAGGCGCTCCAGGGCGTGACGACGGGACTCAACACGGTTTGGGACATGACGAAGGCCGCCGAGAAGGACGAGGCCGGCGAGTATCCGGACACCGCCATCGAGGACGTGCGAGTCGTCGAGAAGACGAAACGCGAGCTATGA